In the genome of Rhodoferax sp. BAB1, one region contains:
- a CDS encoding ABC transporter ATP-binding protein gives MSELGIRIEGLSKRYGEGDAAVHALKDVNMSVAPGEVVGLIGPSGSGKSTLLKCLGAIIEPTAGRMTLGKQTIYDDGWTIPDLRALRRDSIGFVFQAPYLIPFLDVTDNVALLPMLAGQPNGKARARARELLQALDVAHRAAAEPSQLSGGEQQRVAIARALANQPPVILADEPTAPLDSERALGVMRILNQMAQQYRTAIIVVTHDEKIIPTFKRIYHIRDGRTYEEAGEGLAL, from the coding sequence ATGAGTGAACTGGGCATCCGCATCGAAGGCCTGAGCAAACGCTACGGCGAAGGCGACGCCGCCGTGCACGCGCTCAAGGACGTGAACATGAGCGTGGCGCCGGGCGAGGTGGTGGGTCTGATCGGCCCCTCGGGCTCGGGCAAGAGCACCTTGCTCAAGTGCCTGGGCGCCATCATCGAACCCACGGCCGGGCGCATGACGCTGGGCAAGCAGACCATCTACGACGACGGCTGGACCATCCCCGACCTGCGCGCGCTGCGGCGCGACAGCATCGGCTTCGTCTTCCAGGCGCCCTACCTGATTCCCTTCCTGGACGTGACCGACAACGTGGCCCTGCTGCCCATGCTGGCCGGCCAGCCCAACGGCAAGGCCCGTGCCCGGGCCCGCGAGCTGCTGCAGGCCCTGGACGTGGCGCACCGCGCCGCCGCCGAGCCCTCGCAACTCTCGGGCGGCGAACAGCAGCGCGTGGCGATTGCCCGCGCCCTGGCCAACCAGCCGCCGGTGATCCTGGCCGACGAACCCACGGCGCCGCTGGACAGCGAACGCGCGCTGGGTGTCATGCGCATCCTGAACCAGATGGCCCAGCAGTACCGCACGGCCATCATCGTGGTCACGCACGACGAGAAGATCATCCCGACCTTCAAGCGCATCTATCACATCCGGGATGGGCGTACCTACGAGGAGGCGGGCGAAGGGCTCGCCCTGTGA
- a CDS encoding ABC transporter permease: protein MISLAGRDVLHSWAKFVFTGIGLGLLIGVTLTMAGVYRGMVDDARALLNNSGAELWVVQKDTQGPYAESSSLRDDVYRSILGMPGVARAANVTYFTMQVRRDGNDVRAMVVGMVPGQPGEAGYLVAGRHLTRNHYEAVVDVKTGFRLGDQIRIRRHDYRVVGLTQRMVSSGGDPMVFIPLADAQEAQFLKDNEAILNDRARTAANPALNRPAVPGLLEAVQAAQSSNHNVNAVLVQLQPGFHPEQVAEPIRRWKHLEAYTREQMEEILVAKLIATSAKQIGMFLVILAIVSAAIVAFIIYTMTLGKLREIAVLKLIGTRNRTIAGMILQQALGLGLIGFIVGKTAATVWAPFFPKYVLLETGDAVRGLIAVMVICALASTLAIRVALRVDPGAAIG, encoded by the coding sequence ATGATCAGCCTGGCCGGCCGGGATGTGCTGCACTCCTGGGCCAAGTTCGTCTTCACCGGCATCGGCCTTGGCCTGCTGATCGGCGTCACGCTGACCATGGCCGGGGTCTACCGCGGCATGGTGGACGACGCGCGCGCCCTGCTGAACAACAGCGGCGCCGAGCTCTGGGTGGTGCAGAAAGACACCCAGGGACCGTATGCCGAGTCGTCCAGCCTGCGCGACGACGTCTATCGCTCGATCCTGGGCATGCCCGGTGTGGCCCGCGCGGCCAACGTGACCTACTTCACCATGCAGGTGCGGCGCGACGGCAACGACGTGCGCGCCATGGTGGTGGGCATGGTGCCCGGCCAGCCGGGCGAAGCCGGTTATCTGGTGGCCGGCCGGCACCTCACGCGCAACCACTACGAGGCCGTGGTCGACGTGAAGACGGGGTTTCGCCTGGGCGACCAGATCCGCATCCGCCGCCATGACTACCGCGTGGTCGGCCTGACGCAGCGCATGGTGTCTTCCGGCGGCGACCCCATGGTCTTCATCCCGCTGGCCGACGCGCAGGAAGCCCAGTTCCTGAAAGACAACGAGGCCATCCTCAACGATCGCGCCCGCACCGCCGCCAACCCGGCCCTGAACCGCCCGGCCGTGCCGGGCCTGCTGGAAGCCGTGCAGGCTGCGCAAAGCAGCAACCACAACGTGAACGCGGTGCTGGTGCAGCTCCAGCCGGGCTTCCATCCGGAGCAGGTGGCCGAACCGATCCGCCGCTGGAAGCACCTGGAGGCCTACACGCGCGAGCAGATGGAAGAAATCCTGGTGGCCAAGCTGATCGCCACCTCGGCCAAGCAGATCGGCATGTTCCTGGTGATCCTGGCCATCGTGAGCGCGGCCATCGTGGCCTTCATCATCTACACCATGACCCTGGGCAAGCTGCGCGAGATCGCCGTGCTCAAGCTCATCGGCACGCGCAACCGCACCATCGCCGGCATGATCCTGCAGCAGGCGCTGGGCCTGGGCCTGATCGGCTTCATCGTGGGCAAGACGGCGGCCACGGTCTGGGCGCCCTTCTTCCCCAAGTACGTGCTGCTGGAGACGGGCGACGCCGTGCGCGGCCTGATCGCCGTGATGGTGATCTGCGCCCTGGCCAGCACGCTGGCCATCCGCGTGGCGCTACGGGTCGATCCTGGCGCTGCGATTGGATAA
- the hrpA gene encoding ATP-dependent RNA helicase HrpA: MSSSPLKIEFPESLPVSAKRDEIAAALAQHQVIIVCGETGSGKTTQLPKIALAMGRGKLNYPAGQRGRLIGHTQPRRIAASSVAKRIAEELKTPLGEVVGYKVRFQDRLSKDASVKLMTDGILLAETQTDPLLQAYDTIIIDEAHERSLNIDFLLGYLRQILPRRPDLKIVVTSATIDADRFAQHFASSKGPAPVIMVSGRTFPVEQRWRPFEESREFDLNDAIAEGVDELWQGNAAGDILVFLPGEREIREAADHLRKHLSHNAITRNAEVLPLFARLSQAEQDRVFDSHSGRRIVLATNVAETSLTVPGIRYVIDTGTARVKRYSFRSKVEQLMVEPVSQAAANQRAGRCGRVANGICIRLYDEKDFAGRERFTTPEILRSSLAGVILRMKSLHLGVVEDFPFLEMPSGRAIADGYQLLAELGAVDEQNELTPMGRELAKLPLDPRVGRMILEAKARGALEEVLIIASALSVQDVRDRPMEMQTQADQAHAKFDDEKSEFTGYLKLWKWINEARGDKHAHPAGAGATHKLSNRQYEQLLRQNFVNIRRVREWRDIHSQLLTVVTEHKWQINTAPASYEQLHLSMLAGLLGNVGCKLEEEASAGEYLGARGIKFHRHPGAHLSKRPGRWIVVAELVETTRLFGRGIANIEPGWIEQVAGHLLKKQLLDPHWEKKAAEVVALERATLYGIVVYSGRRVNYGKVDPVAAREIFIREGIVGGEWETKLPFIAANEKLIRQVEELEHKSRRQDVLVDDELIYAYYDQQLPADICSGYECERWYREESKKNPNLLRLTREELMRHEAAGITTNAFPKTLRLGGVDCAVSYLHEPGDPRDGLTVSVPLFVLNQVNEDRCEWLVPGMLKDKIQALLKSLPQRPRSRFVPLPESAAKLAETMGTPEAFGRGGLTDALLKQVRDITSLDVKRADFKLDMLSPHLFMNFRVVDEHGRQMGTGRNLGALKAELGAQARGAFQALAGLKLASQAQPNTVRPEPVEGQRVPGTTTASVRTEKNATAAPTVPADQRYTAWTFGELPELMEIRKGGQTLIGFPALIDLGEAVGIEVFDEPEVAAARHRGGLRRLFALQIKDALKYLEKNIPELQKMAVAYMPLGTMEELRAQIIDVALERAFLLDPLPADEFDFRKRLEEGRGRLTLIANEVARLAGVILIEYAAAVRKIKDTKNAPDATADCTQQLQRLMPKRFIAQTPWPQLQHFARYLKAITARLDKYRADPARDAARLAELRPQEQRYWRLVAERKGVMDERLQEFRWLLEELRVSFFAQELRTPQPVSVKRLDKAWQQLNS; the protein is encoded by the coding sequence TTGAGTTCCTCTCCCCTGAAAATCGAGTTCCCCGAGTCGCTGCCGGTGTCGGCCAAACGCGACGAAATCGCGGCCGCCCTGGCGCAGCACCAGGTCATCATCGTCTGCGGCGAGACCGGCTCGGGCAAGACCACCCAGCTGCCCAAGATCGCCCTGGCCATGGGCCGCGGCAAGCTGAACTACCCCGCCGGCCAGCGCGGCCGCCTGATCGGCCACACCCAGCCGCGCCGGATCGCCGCCAGCTCGGTGGCCAAGCGCATCGCCGAAGAGCTCAAGACGCCGCTGGGCGAGGTAGTGGGCTACAAGGTGCGTTTCCAGGACCGCCTGTCGAAAGATGCGTCCGTCAAGCTCATGACCGACGGCATCCTGCTAGCCGAGACCCAGACCGACCCGCTGCTGCAGGCCTACGACACCATCATCATCGACGAGGCGCACGAGCGCAGCCTCAACATCGACTTCCTGCTGGGTTACCTGCGCCAGATCCTGCCGCGCCGCCCGGACCTCAAGATCGTCGTCACCTCGGCCACCATCGACGCCGACCGTTTTGCCCAGCACTTTGCATCGAGCAAGGGCCCGGCGCCGGTCATCATGGTCTCGGGCCGCACCTTTCCCGTGGAGCAGCGCTGGCGGCCTTTTGAAGAAAGCCGCGAGTTTGATCTCAACGACGCCATCGCGGAAGGCGTGGACGAACTCTGGCAAGGCAACGCCGCGGGCGACATCCTGGTCTTCCTGCCCGGAGAGCGCGAGATCCGCGAGGCCGCCGACCACCTGCGTAAGCACCTGAGCCACAACGCCATCACGCGCAATGCCGAGGTGCTGCCGCTGTTTGCCCGCCTGAGCCAGGCCGAGCAGGACCGCGTGTTCGACAGCCACAGCGGCCGGCGCATCGTGCTGGCCACCAACGTGGCCGAAACCTCCCTCACCGTGCCCGGCATCCGCTACGTGATCGACACCGGCACGGCCCGCGTCAAGCGCTACAGTTTCCGTAGCAAGGTAGAGCAGCTGATGGTGGAGCCGGTCAGCCAGGCCGCCGCCAACCAGCGCGCCGGCCGCTGCGGCCGGGTGGCCAACGGCATCTGCATCCGCCTCTACGACGAGAAGGACTTTGCCGGGCGTGAGCGTTTCACCACGCCCGAGATCCTGCGCTCCTCGCTCGCCGGCGTCATCCTGCGCATGAAGTCCCTGCACCTCGGTGTGGTGGAAGACTTCCCCTTCCTGGAAATGCCTTCCGGCCGCGCCATTGCCGACGGCTACCAGCTGCTGGCCGAACTCGGCGCGGTGGACGAGCAGAACGAACTCACCCCCATGGGCCGGGAACTGGCCAAATTGCCGCTGGACCCGCGCGTGGGCCGCATGATCCTGGAGGCCAAGGCCCGCGGTGCGCTGGAAGAGGTGCTGATCATCGCCAGCGCCCTGAGCGTGCAGGACGTGCGCGACCGCCCCATGGAGATGCAGACCCAGGCCGACCAGGCCCATGCCAAGTTCGACGACGAGAAAAGCGAGTTCACAGGCTATTTGAAGCTGTGGAAGTGGATCAACGAGGCCCGGGGTGACAAACACGCCCACCCGGCCGGTGCAGGGGCCACCCACAAGCTGTCCAACCGCCAGTACGAACAGCTGCTGCGCCAGAACTTCGTCAACATCCGCCGGGTGCGCGAGTGGCGCGACATCCACAGCCAGCTGCTGACCGTGGTGACCGAGCACAAGTGGCAGATCAACACGGCCCCTGCCAGCTACGAACAACTGCACCTGTCCATGCTGGCTGGCCTGCTGGGTAACGTGGGCTGCAAGCTGGAGGAAGAGGCTAGCGCCGGTGAGTACCTGGGGGCGCGCGGCATCAAGTTCCACCGCCACCCAGGCGCGCACCTGAGCAAACGGCCGGGCCGCTGGATCGTGGTGGCCGAACTCGTGGAGACCACACGCCTCTTCGGCCGCGGCATCGCCAACATCGAGCCTGGCTGGATCGAGCAGGTGGCCGGCCACCTGCTCAAGAAACAACTGCTGGACCCGCACTGGGAAAAGAAGGCCGCCGAAGTGGTGGCGCTGGAGCGTGCCACGCTCTACGGCATCGTGGTCTACAGCGGGCGCCGTGTGAACTACGGCAAGGTGGACCCGGTGGCCGCGCGCGAGATCTTCATCCGTGAAGGCATCGTGGGCGGCGAGTGGGAAACCAAGCTGCCTTTCATCGCCGCCAATGAAAAGCTGATCCGCCAGGTCGAAGAGCTGGAGCACAAGTCGCGCCGGCAGGACGTGCTGGTGGACGACGAACTCATCTACGCCTATTACGACCAGCAGCTGCCGGCCGATATCTGCAGCGGTTACGAGTGCGAGCGCTGGTACCGCGAAGAAAGCAAGAAGAACCCGAACCTGCTGCGACTGACGCGCGAAGAACTCATGCGCCACGAGGCCGCGGGCATCACCACCAATGCCTTCCCCAAGACCCTGCGTTTAGGGGGAGTCGATTGTGCCGTCAGCTACCTGCACGAACCCGGTGACCCGCGCGATGGCCTCACCGTGAGCGTGCCGCTGTTCGTGCTGAACCAGGTCAACGAGGACCGTTGCGAGTGGCTGGTACCCGGCATGCTGAAAGACAAGATCCAGGCCCTGCTCAAGAGCCTGCCGCAGCGCCCGCGCAGCCGCTTCGTGCCGCTGCCGGAGTCGGCGGCCAAACTGGCCGAGACCATGGGCACGCCCGAAGCTTTCGGCCGCGGCGGCCTGACCGATGCGCTGCTCAAACAGGTGCGCGACATCACCAGCCTGGACGTCAAGCGCGCCGACTTCAAGCTCGACATGCTGAGCCCCCACCTCTTCATGAACTTCCGCGTGGTGGACGAGCATGGCCGCCAGATGGGCACAGGCCGTAACCTCGGCGCACTCAAGGCCGAACTCGGTGCGCAGGCACGCGGTGCCTTCCAGGCCCTGGCCGGGCTCAAGCTGGCGTCGCAGGCCCAGCCCAATACCGTTCGCCCTGAGCCTGTCGAAGGGCAGCGCGTGCCGGGGACAACGACCGCCTCAGTCCGAACGGAGAAGAATGCAACAGCCGCACCCACCGTACCTGCGGACCAGCGCTACACGGCCTGGACCTTTGGCGAGCTGCCTGAGCTCATGGAGATCCGCAAGGGCGGGCAGACCCTGATCGGCTTCCCGGCCCTGATCGATCTGGGCGAGGCCGTGGGCATCGAGGTCTTCGACGAACCCGAGGTGGCCGCGGCCAGACACCGCGGCGGCCTGCGCCGCCTGTTCGCCCTGCAGATCAAGGACGCGCTCAAGTACCTTGAAAAGAACATCCCCGAGCTGCAGAAGATGGCCGTGGCCTATATGCCCCTGGGCACGATGGAAGAACTGCGCGCCCAGATCATCGACGTGGCGCTGGAACGCGCGTTTCTGCTGGACCCGCTGCCGGCCGACGAATTCGATTTCAGGAAGCGGCTGGAGGAGGGCAGAGGCCGCCTGACCCTGATCGCCAACGAAGTGGCGCGCCTGGCCGGTGTCATCCTCATCGAATACGCTGCAGCGGTGCGCAAGATCAAGGACACCAAAAACGCGCCCGACGCCACGGCCGACTGCACCCAGCAGCTGCAGCGCCTGATGCCCAAACGCTTCATCGCCCAGACCCCCTGGCCGCAACTGCAGCACTTTGCCCGTTATCTCAAGGCCATCACGGCCCGCCTGGACAAGTACCGCGCCGACCCGGCCCGCGACGCGGCCCGCCTGGCCGAGCTGCGCCCGCAGGAACAGCGCTACTGGCGCCTGGTGGCCGAGCGCAAGGGTGTGATGGACGAGCGCCTGCAGGAATTCCGCTGGCTGCTGGAGGAACTGCGGGTGAGCTTTTTTGCGCAGGAGTTGCGTACCCCGCAACCGGTGAGTGTGAAGAGGTTGGACAAAGCTTGGCAGCAGCTGAACAGCTGA
- a CDS encoding TetR/AcrR family transcriptional regulator, with amino-acid sequence MTSPTPRLATASRQAEIVAAALRLAQERSPALITTTDIAQAIGVTQGALFKHFGNKEAIWLAAMEWVRENLLNEIQTAAAASPEPLQALRKVFDAHVGFVAHHPGVPRLIFHELQQPVDSSLKESVRGLMKSYRQLLLNLIKQAIQAGQCDPDLDAPAAATMFVGIMQGLVMQSMLSGHVSTLRSEAPRVFDLYLRSLRAPS; translated from the coding sequence ATGACCTCTCCCACCCCACGACTGGCCACGGCTTCCCGGCAGGCGGAGATCGTCGCGGCGGCCCTGCGGCTGGCCCAGGAGCGCAGCCCTGCCCTGATCACCACCACGGACATTGCCCAGGCGATCGGGGTCACCCAGGGGGCCCTGTTCAAGCATTTCGGGAACAAGGAGGCGATCTGGCTGGCCGCCATGGAGTGGGTACGCGAGAACCTGCTGAACGAAATCCAGACCGCCGCGGCCGCCAGCCCGGAGCCGCTACAGGCCCTGCGCAAGGTGTTCGACGCGCATGTGGGTTTTGTGGCGCACCATCCCGGCGTGCCGCGTTTGATCTTCCATGAACTGCAGCAGCCTGTGGACTCATCCCTCAAGGAAAGCGTGCGCGGGCTGATGAAAAGCTACCGCCAGCTGCTGCTGAACCTGATCAAGCAGGCTATCCAGGCGGGGCAGTGCGACCCCGATCTGGATGCCCCGGCGGCGGCAACGATGTTCGTCGGGATCATGCAGGGCCTGGTCATGCAGTCCATGCTCAGCGGCCATGTCTCCACCCTGCGCTCCGAAGCACCCCGCGTGTTCGATCTCTACCTGCGCAGCCTGCGCGCTCCCTCATGA